GTCGCGCAGCAAGGGCCAGCGCTGTTTCGCCTGTTCCGTTTCGGCCTGGCGATTAATTTCTTGATAACCAGCCGCCGATTGGCCGAATTTTTGAAAAAGATTTTTTACGTCATCATCCATAATAGTCACTTGCCCTGTTTCTTTGTGTCGCCCAGAGGCGAGATTCAACGACGGGTAAAATACGCGGGTGTCTCATGTTGTTTTTTTAGCTCATAGACGAATAACTGACCGTCTTCCAACACCGCGCCGCGTTGCACCAAATGCAGGCTAGGGTCCATGCCCAAACCTTCAAACCATTGTGCGTAAATTCCTTCGATCAAAGCCGGCGACCATTCCAGTGCGGCTTCACCAAACGCCGCTTTCAGCGGTGAGGCATGGTGAGCGACTTGCAAACTGTCGGCTTCCTCGATCAACTCGACCCAACCCCAATTCAATTGCGCCCACATCACATTCATAGCCGCCGCCAGCGCCGGCAAACTGCTGCCGTCGGTAACCGGCAAGCTCTGTGCCATGGTTCGACCCAAATCATGCATAAACGCACGCAGCTCGGCCGGTTCGGCTTTGCTGGAAAATTGGCTGGCAAAGGCATGCAAGAAAATTCGCCACTGCTGAGAACACTGCTGTATTTCGTAATATCCAAGGTTATTCATGACTGGATTCAGCTTTTCTTTAATGGAAGTTGTTCTTGTTAAGAGAATATTTTTTATATTACGAACTGTTACAACATGTCTACAACTTTACCACTTGGTATCAATGGCCGTCCAGCAATCTGCAGTACTTAAATGTCAACAATCTATAATCAGGAAAAATTTGCTGAAAAAGCTAAGCTTCCTCATAGCTATCACCGCAAATCACGGCATTTTCGGTGAAATACTCTTACTTTACGGCAACTACCGGTGGACGCGAGTGCTCGCACACACACGATTAACGTGCTGCGACAGGTCAATACTGTGGAGTTGGAAGAGAAAAACACTGGAATTATGCGGCACAGCAGTGTGAGCAAAGCGCAAATTTTATTTTGATTTTAATCAAACAAAAATGACGCGATCTACTTCCTTCCCGCATCGGGGAAGGAAGTAGACTTAGGAAAGACGCGGATGCAAGCCCACGGTACGAATCAAAAAATCGGCAATGGCTTGTAAATTGATGGCGGCCGGATCATGACTTTGGTACAGCACGACCGGGCGTTCGTATGCCAGCGCCTCTTCGACTGCGGCACTATCGGGCACAACGAAGGGCAGCATACGCTCACCAAGACGATCGGCCATCAAGGTCAGCACATCTTGTCCCAGCATGCGCGCATTACTTTGATTGAGCAGATAAGCCGAGGCGACGCTGCTGCCACGGTAGCTCGCGATCAAAGCTTCCATTTCCGGCAGCGTCGAATACGAGGCCGCATCGGCCAGCACAACGACGAGCAGAAAATCGGCTGCCTGCATGGCTTGTTTAAGATAAATCGACGGCCCTGGCGGCGTGTCGAGCAAGACGATGGTGTCAGGGGCTAAATTGGCGCTGTGTAATTTATTTCGCAACCAATCATCGCGCTGTTCGAGATCGCGTTCAAAACGTAGCCGGCGCGCCTCACCACCATTACCGTAAGGCACGAAGCTGCCAGCAAACGGGCTGACATGGCTAACGCCGGCCAAGCGTGTGCGGTTACCGGTCAAGGCGCTGATACCTTTGCAATCATTTTGGTCGAGCCCGCCCAAGTGCCATTGCAAGGCATTTTGCGGGTCGAGATCGATCGCCAGCACCGGCTGCGCGCGCGCATGCAAGGCCGCCGCCAGATTAGCGCACACCGTGGTTTTGCCCACCCCACCCTTGGCCGAGACGACGGCGATCACAAACATAGTCGATTCCTCCCATCCAGCGCGCCAAGCATCAGGCCGTACCGCCGACCGTCAAACCTTCAATCCGCAGACTAGGCTGACCGACCCCGACCGGCAGGCTCTGGCCTTCTTTGCCACACACGCCGACACCTGAATCAAGGCGCATGTCATTGCCTATCATGGAAACGTGGTTCAATACCTCGGGGCCATTGCCAATGAGGGTAGCGCCTTTGACCGGATAACTGATCTTGCCGTTTTCTATCATGTAGGCTTCGCTGGCAGAAAATACGAACTTGCCGTTGGTGATATCGACCTGACCGCCGCCAAAGTTGACCGCATACAAGCCGTGTTTGACCGACGCCAAAATTTCTTCCGGGTCTTTATCGCCGGCCAACATATAAGTATTGGTCATGCGCGGCATCGGCAGGTGGGCGAATGATTCGCGCCGGGCATTGCCGGTCACGGCGGTCTTCATCAGACGGGCATTCATCGTATCCTGCATATAGCCTTTGAGTATGCCATCTTCGATCAAGGTATTGTACTGGGTAGGATTACCTTCATCATCGACATTGAGCGAACCGCGGCGGTCTTGCAAGGTACCATCATCGACTACGGTGACGCCCTTGGCGGCGACACGCTCG
The sequence above is drawn from the Undibacterium sp. CCC3.4 genome and encodes:
- the bcsD gene encoding cellulose biosynthesis protein BcsD — its product is MNNLGYYEIQQCSQQWRIFLHAFASQFSSKAEPAELRAFMHDLGRTMAQSLPVTDGSSLPALAAAMNVMWAQLNWGWVELIEEADSLQVAHHASPLKAAFGEAALEWSPALIEGIYAQWFEGLGMDPSLHLVQRGAVLEDGQLFVYELKKQHETPAYFTRR
- the bcsQ gene encoding cellulose biosynthesis protein BcsQ; this translates as MFVIAVVSAKGGVGKTTVCANLAAALHARAQPVLAIDLDPQNALQWHLGGLDQNDCKGISALTGNRTRLAGVSHVSPFAGSFVPYGNGGEARRLRFERDLEQRDDWLRNKLHSANLAPDTIVLLDTPPGPSIYLKQAMQAADFLLVVVLADAASYSTLPEMEALIASYRGSSVASAYLLNQSNARMLGQDVLTLMADRLGERMLPFVVPDSAAVEEALAYERPVVLYQSHDPAAINLQAIADFLIRTVGLHPRLS